A region from the Triticum aestivum cultivar Chinese Spring chromosome 3D, IWGSC CS RefSeq v2.1, whole genome shotgun sequence genome encodes:
- the LOC123077767 gene encoding histone H4 produces the protein MSGRGKGGKGLGKGGAKRHRKVLRDNIQGITKPAIRRLARRGGVKRISGLIYEETRGVLKIFLENVIRDAVTYTEHARRKTVTAMDVVYALKRQGRTLYGFGG, from the coding sequence ATGTCCGGGCGCGGCAAGGGAGGCAAGGGTCTCGGCAAGGGCGGCGCCAAGCGCCACAGGAAGGTTCTGCGCGACAACATCCagggcatcaccaagccggcgatcCGGCGCCTGGCGCGGAGGGGCGGCGTGAAGCGCATCTCCggcctcatctacgaggagacccgcggcgtgctcaagatcttcctcgagaacgTCATCCGCGACGCCGTCACCTACACCGAGCACGCCCGCCGCAAGACCGTCACCGCCATGGACGTCGTCTACGCGCTCAAGCGTCAGGGCCGCACCCTCTACGGCTTCGGCGGTTAG
- the LOC123077766 gene encoding histone H3.2, which produces MARTKQTARKSTGGKAPRKQLATKAARKSAPATGGVKKPHRFRPGTVALREIRKYQKSTELLIRKLPFQRLVREIAQDFKTDLRFQSSAVSALQEAAEAYLVGLFEDTNLCAIHAKRVTIMPKDIQLARRIRGERA; this is translated from the coding sequence ATGGCCCGCACCAAGCAGACGGCGAGGAAGTCCACCGGCGGCAAGGCGCCGAGGAAGCAGCTGGCGACCAAGGCCGCCCGCAAGTCGGCCCCGGCCACCGGCGGCGTGAAGAAGCCCCACCGCTTCCGCCCCGGCACCGTCGCGCTCCGTGAGATCCGCAAGTACCAGAAGAGCACGGAGCTGCTCATCCGCAAGCTCCCCTTCCAGCGCCTCGTCCGGGAGATCGCCCAGGACTTCAAGACCGACCTCCGCTTCCAGTCCTCCGCCGTCTCCGCCCTGCAGGAGGCCGCCGAGGCCTACCTCGTGGGCCTCTTCGAGGACACCAACCTCTGCGCCATCCACGCCAAGCGCGTCACcatcatgcccaaggacatccaGCTCGCCCGCCGCATCCGTGGCGAGAGGGCCTAG